In Aspergillus oryzae RIB40 DNA, chromosome 6, one genomic interval encodes:
- a CDS encoding sulfotransferase family protein (predicted protein): protein MRILCLGLTRTGTNSLVVALRKLGYTPYHGSECFKSPPRDFNLWIEALKCNFFNPDPKKIPRYGREEFDRLIGSYDAVLDIPASMFWEDLIHAYPDAKIILTTRDFDSWWVSMDKTLFRFIRMPFFRYWQYFDQKEVGPLYRMSELVWRVFCGNCYEKEVCEKAFQEHYRKVREAVPEERRLELKVGRDGWDVLCPFLGVEVPAEEWPREYPARALNENIDMAFWGAVRTILFWVGFGVVVVLGVVWMGAYAGRYHDEI, encoded by the exons ATGCGCATCCTCTGCCTGGGTCTAACCCGAACCGGGACAAACT CCCTAGTCGTGGCCCTCCGGAAACTAGGCTACACACCTTACCATGGCTCCGAATGTTTCAAGTCCCCACCACGGGACTTCAACCTCTGGATCGAAGCATTGAAATGTAACTTCTTCAACCCGGACCCCAAGAAAATTCCCCGCTACGGCCGCGAAGAATTCGATCGTCTCATCGGTTCCTACGACGCCGTCCTGGACATCCCGGCCTCAATGTTCTGGGAAGATCTCATCCACGCATACCCAGACGCAAAGATAATCCTCACAACCCGGGACTTCGATTCCTGGTGGGTGTCCATGGACAAGACTCTATTTCGGTTCATCCGGATGCCGTTCTTTCGGTACTGGCAGTATTTCGATCAGAAGGAGGTTGGGCCGCTGTATAGAATGTCTGAGCTGGTCTGGAGGGTTTTTTGTGGGAACTGCTACGAGAAAGAGGTTTGCGAAAAGGCGTTTCAGGAGCATTATCGGAAAGTGAGGGAGGCTGTTccggaggagaggaggttGGAGTTGAAGGTGGGTAGGGATGGGTGGGATGTGCTGTGTCCGTTTCTGGGGGTCGAGGTTCCTGCGGAAGAGTGGCCGAGGGAGTATCCTGCTAGGGCTCTGAATGAGAATATAGATATGGCTTTTTGGGGGGCTGTTCGGACGATTCTGTTCTGggttggatttggggtggtggttgttttgggtgtGGTTTGGATGGGTGCGTATGCTGGGAGGTATCATGATGAGATTTGA
- a CDS encoding uncharacterized protein (predicted protein), with protein sequence MRTSSRDYLMLAMLAMPQAHLASAERVLGAYIFARHGDRTPKILGNTQLTDLGYSEVFMTGSYYHNRYIDSNSSLQIEGISTDVVNLKQLSAAAPSDAVLQNSATGFLQGVYPPVGATASQKLANGTTVDAPLNGYQLVPLSLTTTGTNSEDNTWLQDTTKCQKAKVSSNSYYSSSLYKDLLASTQDFYTSLTPVLKGEFSDSDISFKNAYAIFDYLNVARIHNSSTENMQTDAQFEQLLALANIEQYNLAYNSTETVRAIAGAQLAGEMLDALSETISTQGKTKLNIQFGSYGTFLSYFGLAQLPKANSDFTGIPDYASSMAWELITDSPSGFPDPADISVRFVFHNGTITGADEPTEFPLYGQSSTTISWTEFEKQTKNIAVMSTAEWCSACGNTDGKCANPSSDSAGAESTEKKSNEVSRPVAGVIGAMVTLAVILGLEAAFFLFGGFTIAKRRKAAAGSIASDATETKFVEHS encoded by the coding sequence ATGCGGACTTCATCGCGAGACTACCTCATGCTGGCCATGCTGGCCATGCCCCAGGCTCACTTAGCATCTGCGGAGAGAGTTCTGGGTGCATACATATTTGCCCGTCACGGCGATCGTACCCCTAAGATACTGGGCAACACCCAGCTTACGGACTTGGGATATAGTGAGGTTTTCATGACCGGTAGCTACTACCACAACCGTTACATTGATTCAAACTCTTCCCTTCAAATTGAAGGCATCAGCACGGATGTTGTCAACCTAAAACAACTCAGTGCAGCTGCACCATCTGATGCCGTGCTGCAGAACTCAGCAACCGGCTTTCTGCAGGGTGTTTATCCCCCTGTCGGAGCAACTGCAAGCCAGAAATTGGCGAACGGGACAACAGTCGATGCACCATTGAATGGATACCAGCTGGTCCCACTGTCGCTCACCACCACCGGAACAAACAGTGAGGACAACACATGGCTTCAGGACACCACCAAatgccagaaggccaaggtcagcagcaacagctaTTACAGCTCATCACTGTACAAGGACCTTCTCGCATCTACTCAAGACTTCTACACATCACTCACGCCCGTTCTAAAGGGTGAATTCTCCGACTCCGACATAAGCTTCAAGAACGCCTATGCCATCTTCGACTACCTCAATGTCGCGAGAATCCACAACTCCAGCACCGAGAACATGCAGACAGACGCACAGTTCGAACAGCTGTTAGCCCTAGCCAACATCGAGCAGTACAACCTAGCCTACAACTCGACAGAGACAGTCCGCGCCATTGCTGGTGCCCAGCTGGCCGGCGAGATGCTCGATGCACTAAGCGAGACAATCAGCACCCAGGGAAAGACCAAGCTGAACATCCAATTTGGTTCCTACGGAACCTTCCTCTCCTACTTCGGCCTTGCGCAGCTTCCCAAGGCCAACTCTGACTTCACCGGTATCCCTGACTACGCCTCTTCAATGGCGTGGGAGTTGATCACCGACTCCCCAAGCGGATTCCCCGACCCAGCTGATATCTCCGTCCGATTTGTCTTCCACAACGGTACCATCACTGGCGCTGATGAACCAACTGAGTTTCCTCTCTACGGGCAATCGAGCACTACTATCTCCTGGACTGAATTCGAAAAGCAGACTAAGAACATTGCCGTCATGTCTACGGCGGAATGGTGCAGCGCATGCGGTAACACGGATGGGAAGTGTGCTAATCCCTCCTCGGACTCTGCTGGTGCTGAAtcgacagaaaagaagagcaatgaGGTCTCTAGACCCGTTGCTGGTGTTATTGGTGCCATGGTTACCCTTGCGGTTATTCTGGGCTTGGAGGCggcgttcttcttgttcggTGGCTTTACCATTGCCAAGAGGAGAAAGGCTGCTGCGGGGAGTATCGCTTCTGATGCTACTGAGACTAAGTTTGTTGAGCATAGTTAA
- the chi3 gene encoding putative class III chitinase (chitinase), with amino-acid sequence MSSSKTVALFTLALASFKGALAALRLNSPNNIAVYWGKYHAKRIICAITDMTSQVYQISFLTRINGAGGVPEVNFANAGDNCTAFPGTQLLDCPQIAEDIKECQSLGRTILLSIGGATYNEGGFTNEAAATAGAKMIWETFGPVSNPSVKRPFGDAVVDGFDFDFEATVNNMPAFANQLRSYYASDTSKKYYTTAAPQCPYPDAADGPMLDGAVYFDAIWIQFYNNYCGLQAFVPGSAAQNNFNFDVWDKWARETSLNKNAKVFLGVPGNQGAAGTGYQPISTVSEIIKYVKQFSSFGGVMVWDASQVYANTGFLSGLRSALGGGGTTPAPTTSPTTTPTTSLTTTSKTTSPTPTTKSTSTSTTLTTTTKSSTASPTSSKPTASPTSTVCPIAGQTCPTSGAFSCNGSQFGICDNGRWVMQQCPAGLVCAQSGSGVYCDYPGSTGVAPCS; translated from the exons ATGTCTTCTTCAAAGACTGTTGCACTTTTCACACTTGCTCTGGCTTCTTTCAAAGGCGCGCTGGCCGCGTTGAGATTGAACAGTCCAAACAATATCGCCGTTTATTGGGGTAAATATCACGCCAAGCGCATAATCTGTGCCATAACTGACATGACCTCTCAG GTATACCAaatctccttcctcaccagAATTAACGGAGCCGGTGGTGTCCCTGAAGTCAATTTCGCAAATGCCGGCGACAACTGCACCGCATTTCCAGGGACCCAGCTTCTGGACTGTCCTCAAATAGC TGAGGATATAAAAGAATGCCAATCACTCGGGCGAACAATTCTCCTTTCGATCGGAGGAGCCACTTACAATGAAGGCGGTTTTACCAACGAAGCAGCCGCAACTGCCGGTGCCAAGATGATCTGGGAGACATTCGGACCAGTTTCCAATCCCTCTGTGAAACGACCATTCGGAGACGCAGTAGTTGACGGTTTCGATTTTGACTTCGAGGCAACTGTCAACAACATGCCCGCCTTTGCAAACCAATTGCGGTCCTATTACGCCAGCGATACCTCGAAGAAATACTATACCACAGCTGCACCGCAGTGTCCTTACCCGGACGCGGCGGACGGCCCTATGCTCGATGGCGCTGTGTACTTCGATGCGATATGGATCCAGTTCTACAACAACTATTGCGGACTTCAAGCATTCGTCCCCGGTAGCGCAGCACAGAATAACTTCAATTTCGATGTCTGGGACAAGTGGGCTCGGGAGACCTCTCTGAACAAAAACGCGAAAGTCTTTCTCGGTGTCCCAGGCAACCAGGGCGCTGCCGGCACTGGGTACCAGCCTATATCGACTGTTAGCGAGATTATCAAGTACGTGAAACAGTTCAGTAGTTTCGGAGGGGTCATGGTCTGGGATGCAAGTCAGGTATACGCCAACACCGGCTTTCTTTCAGGACTCAGGTCAGCTTTGGGTGGAGGGGGGACTACTCCAGCTCCGACGACGAGCCCGACTACAACTCCGACGACGAGCCTGACTACAACATCGAAGACGACCTCACCTACACCGACGACAAAGTCTACATCTACAAGCACCACCTTGACTACCACTACGAAGTCCTCCACCGCTAGTCCAACGTCGAGTAAGCCAACAGCCTCACCAACCTCAACTGTGTGTCCGATCGCTGGACAAACATGCCCCACTAGTGGAGCCTTTTCTTGCAATGGCAGTCAGTTTGGTATTTGTGACAATGGTAGGTGGGTGATGCAACAATGTCCCGCGGGGTTGGTTTGTGCCCAGAGTGGCTCGGGCGTATATTGTGACTACCCTGGATCTACTGGTGTCGCACCTTGTTCTTGA
- a CDS encoding uncharacterized protein (predicted protein), with amino-acid sequence MKKAGADLKDKLASAKQRVKELENEALGLKGSLATTQASLEKLEGYATRYSDITEDSAIESMLKFWDYAKTEIFAMLETDLSNDTLRVLANQASIDSEKESFCRSILLSLDPTTQDRICRVGIQTVVKNVLEYLDELLPEDRRLAFHKTLEEVVQEAAKIWKPIQGSKRRYEPDFDPPTADDDCEAFTFPVTDNTNTEKGAKPKHTKKIALTVFPRLSIIENNMSTAYTTITQLSNSQYEWMAAESEMDKEPASPTIGRIPWRRKSNNPKSLSLPNGGSKKT; translated from the exons ATGAAAAAGGCGGGGGCAGACTTGAAAGACAAACTCGCCTCTGCCAAGCAAAGGGTCAAGGAACTGGAAAACGAGGCTCTGGGTCTCAAAGGATCGCTCGCAACAACCCAAGCTAGCCTCGAAAAATTGGAGGGTTATGCTACTAGATACAGTGACATAACTGAAGATTCAGC AATTGAGAGCATGCTCAAGTTTTGGGACTATGCTAAAACCGAAATATTTGCCATGTTGGAAACCGACCTTTCTAATGACACTCTTAGG GTTCTCGCCAACCAGGCATCTATCGATAGCGAGAAAGAGTCATTCTGTCGATCCATTCTCCTGTCGCTAGATCCAACAACCCAAGACAGGATATGCAGGGTGGGTATTCAAACTGTGGTGAAGAATGTGTTAGAATATCTGGATGAGTTACTCCCAGAAGACCGACGCCTCGCTTTCCATAAAACTCTGGAAGAGGTTGTGCAGGAGGCAGCGAAGATCTGGAAACCGATTCAGGGCAGCAAACGCAGATACGAGCCAGACTTTGACCCGCCGActgctgatgatgattgcGAAGCCTTTACGTTTCCCGTTACCGATAACACTAACACAGAGAAAGGCGCTAAGCCAAAGCACACCAAAAAGATTGCTTTGACTGTGTTCCCCCGATTGTCCATCATAGAAAATAACATGAGCACCGCATACACTACTATTACACAACTAAGCAATTCACAATACGAGTGGATGGCTGCGGAAAGTGAGATGGACAAAGAACCCGCTAGTCCTACTATTGGACGGATCCCCTGGCGAAGGAAATCGAATAATCCAAAGAGTTTATCTCTTCCCAATGGCGGCTCAAAGAAGACATAA
- a CDS encoding sulfite oxidase (sulfite oxidase, molybdopterin-binding component), with product MTKDEAAIKAVGDPKKLFPREIEGWKGYVEWEEYPERKKAAHKILTSQAFPPNPEYQMGPIPDTNPVLPGTHWKQWHHAVGGELTDVPEDSWNTVLKEKHPEMLHLLQFPYNGEPPKRLTTAQPVTPNSLHFVRNHGGIPLIDKDKFFLKLDGLVKNPKTYTMDDLMDESKFPRMKKMITMQCSGTRRIEQISLYAGQGDEVPQAPWAEGAIGTAEYVGISLKKVIKDCGGLLEGGKHLELYGAETYFKNNEAMNYVVSVPWSKVKANEVMLAWEMNGEPLPKIHGYPLRVMVMGYIGARSVKWLYRIKAIETPSLAPVQSKEYLYFNQQVGKHNQRPTDGIQIQEMPVSSAIMSPWKNQVVIHNGKIRCKGWAYSGGGRWPERVELSSDGGFSWYPVPLENMSEKGQWTWRTWEIDLPCDVEGWIEIVCRCWDNSLNTQPLAVRAAWNWGLHVTSSAHRISVYSINKSRPLTAERLEMLKAHGQPLAPITWPEELQTQSWDEYKDFFKKYPRDPDNEAVC from the exons ATGACCAAGGACGAGGCGGCGATTAAGGCGGTTGGTGACCCTAAGAAGTTGTTTCCTCGTGAAATCGAGGGATGGAAGGG ATATGTCGAGTGGGAGGAATACCctgagagaaagaaggccgCCCACAAGATCCTCACCTCCCAGGCCTTCCCTCCCAACCCTGAATACCAGATGGGCCCTATCCCTGACACCAACCCCGTGCTGCCCGGAACCCACTGGAAGCAGTGGCATCATGCCGTGGGTGGTGAGCTTACGGACGTGCCTGAAGACTCCTGGAACACCGtgctgaaagagaagcaCCCCGAAATgctccatcttctgcaattcCCCTACAACGGTGAGCCTCCCAAGCGACTCACTACCGCCCAGCCGGTCACACCCAACTCTCTTCACTTCGTCCGGAATCACGGCGGTATCCCATTGATCGACAAGGACAAgttcttcttgaagctggaCGGTCTGGTCAAGAACCCCAAGACATATACTATGGATGATTTGATGGACGAGTCGAAGTTCCCTCgcatgaagaaaatgattACCATGCAGTGTTCTGGAACCCGTCGTATCGAGCAGATCTCGCTCTACGCTGGTCAGGGTGATGAGGTTCCTCAGGCTCCTTGGGCTGAAGGTGCGATCGGAACAGCTGAATACGTCGGTATCAGCTTGAAGAAGGTCATCAAGGACTGCGGTGGTCTTCTTGAGGGCGGCAAACACCTCGAACTCTACGGTGCCGAAACCTACTTCAAGAACAACGAAGCGATGAACTATGTTGTCAGTGTGCCCTGGTCCAAGGTCAAGGCCAACGAAGTGATGCTTGCCTGGGAGATGAACGGGGAACCCCTGCCCAAGATCCACGGATACCCCCTGAGAGTGATGGTTATGGGATACATCGGTGCTCGCAGTGTCAAGTGGCTGTATCGgatcaaggccatcgagacACCCAGTCTGGCACCAGTCCAGAGCAAGGAATACCTGTACTTCAACCAGCAGGTTGGCAAGCACAACCAGCGTCCGACAGATGGTATCCAGATCCAGGAGATGCCGGTCAGCTCTGCAATCATGTCTCCCTGGAAGAACCAAGTCGTCATCCACAACGGCAAGATCCGCTGTAAGGGCTGGGCCTACTCCGGTGGTGGCAGATGGCCCGAGCGTGTGGAACTCTCGTCAGACGGCGGGTTCAGCTGGTACCCTGTGCCTCTGGAGAACATGTCCGAAAAGGGCCAGTGGACCTGGCGTACCTGGGAGATCGACCTGCCCTGCGACGTGGAGGGCTGGATCGAGATTGTCTGCCGTTGCTGGGATAACTCTCTGAACACACAGCCCTTGGCTGTCCGTGCCGCATGGAACTGGGGTCTGCATGTCACTAGCTCCGCGCACCGAATCTCAGTCTACAGTATCAACAAGAGCCGGCCATTGACTGCGGAGCGCTTGGAGATGCTCAAGGCTCATGGACAGCCTCTTGCTCCTATCACCTGGCCTGAAGAGCTTCAGACTCAGTCCTGGGATGAATATAAggacttcttcaagaagtaCCCGAGAGATCCTGATAATGAAGCAGTTTGTTAA
- a CDS encoding uncharacterized protein (predicted protein): MKQHDEEAEYVLMLHAWKRADTFNRGFLHLSNGAVTQQVPGGAQLVEVPQNPAIANNHSLLVEHVCTAKRHPSGTGLVVTLKDATLPRYLVSDENRFWSRVKQRWFRLVLGTNGDVIWEEL, encoded by the exons ATGAAACAACACGACGAAGAAGCGGAATACGTATTGATGTTACATGCATGGAAACGCGCAGATACTTTCAAT CGTGGTTTCCTCCACTTGTCAAATGGAGCCGTAACACAGCAAGTGCCTGGAGGCGCCCAGTTAGTCGAGGTGCCCCAAAACCCAGCCATCGCCAACAATCACTCCCTCTTGGTAGAACACGTCTGCACGGCCAAACGGCATCCATCTGGAACCGGATTGGTAGTAACGCTCAAAGACGCCACCCTTCCTAGATACCTCGTCAGTGATGAAAATCGATTCTGGAGCCGTGTGAAACAACGGTGGTTTCGTCTGGTGCTGGGAACAAATGGAGATGTCATCTGGGAAGAGCTGTAG
- a CDS encoding uncharacterized protein (predicted protein), producing MAEVQQDEQDPQYQFFLYLFLSEEALEVQVTNDSSITNVDEVVRQDPMLKRFVGYKDDITKPRFIDMGRQGFVFRFKYREQDLCLKVFYPYKAPYNVHKEVEAFISPFGCESRAFARLCDLRENGHWAVRCHGWMYLTDSQLQQLRRVCGRRVGNDPYWGNARWAIVKDFIADKPPSRQDEQFQNILSNFCIPKRGGILPDDVKKENYRGDRIVDLGSTITFPFYRRYAQAEDLDRFFKELDQYELPEWDNSNE from the exons ATGGCAGAAGTCCAACAGGACGAACAGGACCCACAGTACCAATTTTTCCTCTATCTTTTCTTGTCGGAAGAAGCTTTAGAGGTCCAAGTCACCAACGACTCCTCTATTACCAATGTTGATGAAGTAGTGAGGCAAGACCCCATGTTAAAGCGATTCGTCGGTTACAAAGATGATATTACCAAACCCAGATTTATCGACATGGGCCGACAGGGCTTTGTCTTCCGGTTCAAGTACAGGGAACAAGACCTCTGCCTGAAGGTG TTCTATCCATATAAAGCACCATACAATGTTCACAAGGAAGTAGAAGCTTTCATCAGCCCGTTTGGATGTGAATCGCGTGCATTTGCTCGTCTATGCGACCTGCGCGAAAATGGCCACTGGGCGGTGCGGTGTCATGGATGGATGTACCTAACGGACTCCCAGCTTCAGCAGCTTCGGAGAGTATGTGGACGACGGGTGGGGAATGACCCATATTGGGGTAATGCCCGGTGGGCTATCGTGAAGGACTTTATCGCTGATAAGCCACCGAGCCGCCAAGATGAACAATTCCAAAATATCCTTTCGAATTTTTGCATTCCAAAGCGTGGCGGTATCCTGCCTGACGATGtcaagaaggaaaattaTAGAGGGGACCGGATTGTGGATCTGGGATCTACTATTACGTTCCCTTTCTATCGTCGTTATGCCCAGGCAGAGGACTTGGATAGGTTCTTCAAGGAGTTGGACCAATATGAATTACCTGAATGGGACAATTCTAATGAGTGA
- a CDS encoding bifunctional molybdopterin adenylyltransferase MobB/molybdopterin molybdotransferase MoeA family protein (molybdopterin biosynthesis protein) → MADPTLQPAILIVSDTASEDPSTDKVVDALTPLLLTTDQSPWKTPFSNIVPDNVLDIQRSICDWTDGQDAVNLVLLSGGTGFTSRDNTPEAVTPLLHRHAPGLVHGMLAASLKATPFAMMSRPVAGVRNGTVIVTLPGSPKGAKENLDAIVKLLPHACIQAAGANSRLLHAGGMQTLEAEAGVSSGNNLESRAENSHAHQPQLGHSDCGHSHHRGNNTTKSNDTSEGPSRRNRLSPYPMLSVDEALWRISHHTPDPVVVEAPVTPALVGSVIAEDVYAAEAVPAYRASTVDGYAVIAPDSTSENMTSTTGTKGIFPVASVAHANSSDFAPPLERGTISRITTGAPLPPNANAVVMVEDTLLHSSTPDGTEEATVEILADDIKPNENVRQPGSDIELGSMILRKGDIVTPVGGEIGLLAATGTHTVKIYRKPCIGVMSTGDELVPYDDPQRLHGGQIRDSNRISLLSCLSSWGFPIVDLGIAPDTPAGELEERLRDAVHREENSVDVIITTGGVSMGELDLLKPTIERSLGGTVHFGRVSMKPGKPTTFASIPVKRSPVQTDDAPRTWGKKLIFSLPGNPASALVSLHLFVLPCLHKLMGMGQGRLSPGSGPVPGLPVVTVTLMHQLPLNRERTEYHCAIVRASQADGLLYACSTGVSVTGQRSSRVGNLAYANALLVLKPGHGYIEKGTLVEALIMGPIRSGV, encoded by the exons ATGGCAGATCCAACATTACAGCCCGCAATACTAATCGTATCAGACACTGCTTCGGAAGATCCGTCCACAGACAAGGTTGTCGATGCCCTAACACCACTCTTACTAACCACAGACCAAAGTCCCTGGAAGACACCATTTTCCAACATCGTTCCCGATAATGTACTCGATATACAAAGGAGCATATGTGACTGGACAGACGGGCAAGATGCCGTTAATCTCGTGCTCCTCAGTGGTGGCACAGGGTTCACTAGTCGGGACAACACACCTGAG GCGGTGacccctctcctccatcgtCATGCTCCTGGACTTGT GCATGGCATGTTGGCTGCCTCGTTAAAAGCCACGCCAT TCGCGATGATGTCTCGACCTGTCGCAGGAGTCCGAAATGGGACAGTGATAGTCACTCTTCCTGGGTCGCCAAAaggggcaaaagaaaacctaGACGCTATTGTGAAACTTCTTCCTCACGCATGCATCCAGGCAGCCGGCGCAAACTCCAGACTTCTTCACGCTGGCGGCATGCAGACACTTGAAGCAGAAGCCGGTGTCTCTTCGGGTAATAACCTAGAGAGCAGGGCCGAGAATTCTCATGCCCATCAGCCACAACTTGGGCATAGTGATTGTGGGCACTCCCATCATCGCGGAAATAATACAACAAAGTCGAATGACACGAGTGAGGGGCCGAGCCGCCGGAATCGTCTATCACCGTACCCAATGCTGTCTGTCGATGAAGCTCTCTGGCGCATTAGTCACCATACCCCTGACCCTGTTGTAGTTGAGGCCCCAGTAACACCTGCCTTAGTTGGATCAGTGATTGCTGAGGATGTCTACGCTGCAGAGGCTGTGCCAGCTTATCGAGCTAGTACTGTAGATGGATATGCAGTAATCGCCCCTGACTCGACTTCAGAAAATATGACTTCTACGACGGGGACTAAGGGCATTTTCCCCGTTGCCTCAGTTGCGCACGCTAATTCCAGTGATTTTGCTCCTCCGTTGGAAAGAGGCACCATTTCGCGTATTACTACGGGTGCACCGCTGCCTCCAAACGCAAACGCGGTGGTTATGGTTGAAGACACTCTTCTGCACTCCTCCACACCAGATGGGACCGAAGAAGCCACGGTGGAAATTCTGgcggatgatatcaaaccaaACGAGAACGTACGGCAGCCAGGTAGCGACATTGAGCTGGGCTCGATGATCCTTCGAAAGGGCGATATTGTCACACCTGTTGGCGGTGAAATTGGGCTTCTCGCAGCAACTGGCACACACACGGTCAAAATTTATAGGAAGCCTTGCATTGGCGTCATGAGCACTGGGGACGAACTAGTCCCATACGATGATCCGCAAAGACTTCATGGTGGCCAAATCCGTGATTCTAATCGGATTTCCCTGCTATCATGTCTATCGTCTTGGGGGTTTCCAATTGTTGACTTGGGAATCGCTCCTGATACCCCTGCCGGAGAACTCGAGGAGCGGCTACGTGACGCGGTCCATAGGGAAGAGAATAGTGTCGACGTGATTATCACGACAGGCGGGGTCTCGATGGGCGAACTAGACCTCCTCAAGCCAACCATCGAACGGTCACTCGGTGGCACGGTGCATTTCGGTCGTGTCTCCATGAAACCCGGGAAACCAACTACCTTTGCCAGCATCCCCGTCAAGCGGTCCCCTGTTCAAACGGACGATGCACCGAGAACATGGGGAAAGAAACTCATTTTCTCACTACCTGGAAACCCAGCCTCGGCCTTGGTCAGCTTGCACTTGTTTGTGCTACCCTGTCTGCACAAGCTCATGGGTATGGGTCAAGGAAGGCTCTCTCCAGGATCCGGGCCAGTGCCAGGGCTTCCTGTCGTGACTGTCACTCTGATGCATCAGTTGCCGTTGAACCGCGAGCGTACGGAATATCATTGCGCTATTGTTAGGGCATCCCAAGCAGATGGACTACTGTATGCTTGTAGCACGGGGGTGAGCGTTACGGGACAGCGGAGCTCAAGGGTTGGAAATCTGGCGTATGCGAATGCTCTTTTGGTATTGAAACCTGGACATGGATACATTGAGAAGGGTACGCTGGTAGAAGCCTTGATTATGGGCCCTATACGGTCAGGGGTATAA